Within Streptomyces albofaciens JCM 4342, the genomic segment CAGCCGGCGCATCGACGGGCGCCGCACCGGCGAGATCGAGGCGCCCGGCGCCAAGCTGGCCGCGCTGGCCCAGGTGCCCGTACCGCTGCCCGAACCGGACGGCCGCCTCCCGGAGGTCATCGACGGGCGCGTCGAACCGGAAGCCCCGCAGGACCCCGCCGAGCGCGGACAGCGCGCCGAATCCGACGACGAGGACAGCGTCTTCCGCGGCCGGACCGGCCGGCGGAGCCTGCGGGACACCGCACGCGGCACCGACCGCGAAGCGGGCACGGGCCGGGCACGGGCCCGCCGCGACGGCGCGGCGCCGGTCGCCCCCGTGCCGTCCCCCGGCGCCCCGGAACAGCACCAGCAGACCCGTGACCAGGCACCGGCCGGCGAAGGCCCCGCGCCGCTGCCGCGCCGGCACCGCCCGCCCGTGCTGGTCTCCGACCACGGCCGACCGGTCGACGCGGCAGCGGGCGCCGACGTACGCTCCGACGCGGAAACCGACGGCGACACGGATGCGGACATGGACACCGGTACGACGACGGACGCGGGCCCCGCCCCGGCCGGCCGGCCCGCGACGACGGCGGGCGGACTGCCCCGCCGCGTACGGCAGGCCAGCCTCGCCCCCCAGCTCAAGGCGGAGCCCGTCGCACAGGACGAGCCCGGCGGGCCGGCCGGCCCCGCCGACGACCGGGACGCCGAGGACGTGCGCGCCCGGATGGCCTCGCTCCAGCGCGGCTGGCAGCGCGGCCGCCGGGACAACGGCGAGGACGACGGGCGGGACGGCAGCCCGAGCACAGCACCAGGAACCACATCGGGAGGGGACGGTCGATGACCGCACCGAAGGCAGCAGCGGCCAGTGCCGAGTCGAAGGGCCCGCAGGGATCGGGCGAGCTGAACTGGCTCCTGGACGAACTGGTCGACCGGGTGGGCAGCATCCGCAAGGCGCTCATCCTCTCCAGCGACGGCCTGGCCACCGGAGCGTCCCAGGACCTCACCCGTGAGGACGCCGAACACCTCGCGGCGGTCGCCTCCGGCTTCCACAGCCTCGCCAAGGGCGTCGGCCGGCACTTCGAGGCGGGCCGGGTGCGGCAGACGCTGGTCGAACTGGAGGAAGCGTTCCTGTTCGTCAGCGCCGCGGGCGACGGCAGCTGTCTGGCCGTCCTCGCCGACGCCGACTCCGACGTGGGGCTCGTCGCGTACGAGATGACGCTGCTCGTCAAGCGGGTGGGCGCCCACCTGGGCACCGCGCCCCGGGCCGGGCAGCCCGCCGGCGGCTGACCGGGGGATGACGGCACGGTGACGCCATGACCACGGACGGCCCGGCCAGGACCGGGCGGTCGGACACCAGGTGGTACGACGACGACGCGGGCCCGGTGGTGCGCCCCTACGCGATGACCCGCGGGCGGACCAGCACCGGGGCCGAGGAACGGCTCGACCTGATCGCGCTGGTGATCGCCGAGGACCGGCAGGAGGAGCCCCTCGACGACCAGACCCTGTCGCCGGAGCACGTGGAGATCGTCGGCCTGTGCCGCGACGCGCCGCTGTCCGTCGCGGAGCTGGCCGCCGAACTCGACCTGCCGCTCGGCGTCGTACGGGTGCTCAT encodes:
- a CDS encoding DUF742 domain-containing protein; translation: MTTDGPARTGRSDTRWYDDDAGPVVRPYAMTRGRTSTGAEERLDLIALVIAEDRQEEPLDDQTLSPEHVEIVGLCRDAPLSVAELAAELDLPLGVVRVLIGDLLDAELVHVSRPVPPAELPDEKILREVIDGLRAL
- a CDS encoding roadblock/LC7 domain-containing protein gives rise to the protein MTAPKAAAASAESKGPQGSGELNWLLDELVDRVGSIRKALILSSDGLATGASQDLTREDAEHLAAVASGFHSLAKGVGRHFEAGRVRQTLVELEEAFLFVSAAGDGSCLAVLADADSDVGLVAYEMTLLVKRVGAHLGTAPRAGQPAGG